A genomic stretch from Helianthus annuus cultivar XRQ/B chromosome 1, HanXRQr2.0-SUNRISE, whole genome shotgun sequence includes:
- the LOC110940898 gene encoding uncharacterized protein LOC110940898 produces the protein MESKLHPALTVSNIKTHVPIILEKDSTYYTTWKSLFKVHCQIYEVLDHLSPKPAATKSAVEPSDSTAAAKAEADARWIYATISDIILQPGQTAHDAWLAVESEFNDNKNTRAIFLGQEFANLSLENFSNMAEYCQHAKHLADQLKSVGSPVDDQMLVIRILTGLTEQYDSMSTVLQNRDPLSDFNEVRSPLNMEEQKKKRQVTRGSQAAATALATTTTTSSLNNSQQTMS, from the exons ATGGAGTCCAAACTTCACCCTGCCCTTACTGTGTCTAACATCAAAACACATGTCCCCATTATTCTTGAAAAAGATTCAACCTACTATACCACTTGGAAAAGCCTCTTCAAGGTGCACTGTCAAATCTATGAAGTGCTCGATCATCTATCCCCAAAACCAGCCGCTACCAAGTCAGCCGTAGAACCATCTGATTCAACGGCTGCTGCGAAAGCCGAGGCTGATGCCCGG TGGATTTATGCCACCATCTCTGACATCATTCTGCAACCAGGTCAGACTGCTCATGACGCTTGGCTTGCTGTCGAGAGTGAGTTCAACGACAACAAAAACACTCGAGCCATTTTTCTCGGTCAAGAATTTGCTAATCTATCGCTCGAAAATTTTTCCAACATGGCCGAATACTGCCAGCATGCGAAACATCTCGCCGATCAGCTCAAGAGCGTTGGGTCTCCGGTTGATGACCAGATGCTAGTTATCAGGATTCTTACTGGCCTTACTGAACAATATGACAGCATGTCCACCGTTCTACAAAATCGTGATCCTCTATCGGATTTTAATGAGGTTCGGTCCCCTCTTAACATGGAAGAACAAAAGAAGAAGAGACAGGTCACCCGGGGTTCCCAAGCCGCAGCCACTGCCCTCGCCACTACCACTACTACCTCGTCATTGAACAACTCTCAACAGACCATGTCGTAG